The Ruegeria sp. YS9 genome contains a region encoding:
- a CDS encoding CHASE2 domain-containing protein: MSDKLRKSRNGRWAFRLVGLGLILLGCFIRAWDPYPVRMTRLIYFDVLQRLSPREFNPELPVRVVDIDEASLASFGQWPWPRTLVAQLVQNLGGHGAATIAFDMLFAEPDRYSPSRLLNDPSLAGVLTVERHAEKLDNDVVLGMEMANWPVVLGVAARLSAEGEPVTAKAGLIEFGESPAEGLISVPHWTPIAPPLDLVAAGVGGVNVSPIGGTGIVRRAPVLWNGPDGPLPSLAVEALRVALGETSIFVEGAPDEAGIMLAVEIAGYRLPTTENGELWLKYRQDTPDLYISARDVLEDSENPGLRSEIEGRIILIGTSAAGLFDIHQTALGESVPGVSIHAQMIEQVLTGDMLSRSDVTAAQELLAFAFLGLVVIAVMSSFGAIASFIAGGIAAAAVLAISWLVFQNQSILFDATFPLIGGIANFGLLAGYLFVSTEREKRQIRKVFSHYVAPEILDEMENSGHQLQLGGESQEITVMFSDIRGFTALSESASATELVSLLNALFSKLGDQILHERGTIDKFIGDAIMAFWNAPLPVADHPCRAALAALRMRGALAQFNASDIMRNRKPIALATGIATGQACVGNIGSQKRFNYTVIGDVVNVSARIEQCCRTVEYDIVVSDGVYQAGRDDLAFLQAGHVDLKGKTNPEPVFVLVGDSTLRKTDAFQELVARHGELIAALRTRKPQGDIVRMCQHCEKLAADIEPGLRQFYRALAGRAADFRAVSSSGPVMFTRNTRIAGGV, encoded by the coding sequence GTGAGCGACAAGCTGCGGAAATCCAGGAACGGGCGATGGGCCTTCCGCCTCGTGGGGCTGGGTCTGATCCTTTTGGGTTGCTTCATTCGGGCATGGGATCCGTACCCTGTTCGAATGACGCGTCTGATCTATTTCGACGTTTTGCAAAGACTGTCTCCGCGGGAGTTCAATCCCGAACTCCCCGTGCGCGTCGTGGATATCGATGAGGCTTCGCTTGCCAGCTTTGGACAATGGCCATGGCCACGCACTTTGGTTGCGCAGTTGGTGCAAAATCTGGGTGGCCATGGCGCCGCGACGATTGCGTTCGACATGCTGTTTGCCGAACCCGACCGGTATTCGCCATCTCGCCTTCTGAACGATCCATCGCTGGCGGGCGTACTGACTGTGGAACGCCACGCCGAAAAGCTGGACAACGATGTCGTGCTGGGGATGGAAATGGCCAACTGGCCCGTGGTTCTGGGCGTGGCCGCGCGATTGTCAGCTGAAGGGGAACCCGTTACGGCCAAGGCCGGGCTCATTGAATTCGGGGAAAGCCCCGCCGAGGGGCTGATCTCGGTCCCGCATTGGACGCCAATCGCGCCACCGTTGGATCTGGTGGCGGCAGGTGTCGGCGGGGTCAATGTCTCGCCCATCGGTGGAACCGGCATCGTAAGACGTGCGCCGGTTCTATGGAACGGTCCGGACGGTCCGCTGCCAAGCCTTGCAGTTGAAGCCCTCAGAGTCGCCCTGGGTGAGACCAGCATTTTCGTGGAAGGCGCGCCTGACGAGGCTGGCATCATGCTGGCGGTCGAAATCGCCGGATACCGTTTGCCGACAACCGAGAATGGCGAACTTTGGCTGAAATACCGGCAGGACACCCCCGACCTTTACATTTCAGCCAGGGATGTTCTGGAAGATTCCGAAAACCCCGGGCTGCGATCCGAAATCGAAGGCAGAATAATCCTGATCGGAACCTCCGCTGCCGGTTTGTTCGATATTCATCAGACGGCACTGGGCGAAAGCGTCCCCGGTGTTTCAATTCATGCCCAGATGATCGAACAGGTTCTGACCGGTGATATGCTCAGCCGGTCTGACGTGACCGCGGCGCAGGAACTGCTTGCCTTTGCGTTTCTGGGGCTTGTGGTGATTGCCGTCATGTCCAGCTTTGGTGCCATCGCATCCTTCATCGCCGGTGGCATTGCCGCCGCAGCCGTTCTGGCCATCAGCTGGCTGGTATTTCAGAACCAATCCATCCTGTTCGACGCCACCTTTCCCCTGATTGGAGGCATCGCAAATTTCGGTCTGCTGGCGGGGTATCTTTTCGTATCGACCGAGCGCGAAAAGCGCCAAATTCGAAAAGTCTTTTCGCATTACGTGGCCCCGGAAATCCTTGATGAAATGGAGAATTCGGGCCACCAGCTGCAATTGGGCGGTGAAAGCCAGGAAATCACCGTGATGTTTTCGGATATCCGGGGATTTACCGCTCTGTCCGAGTCCGCGTCGGCAACGGAACTTGTATCCTTGCTGAATGCGCTGTTTTCCAAGCTTGGGGATCAGATCCTGCATGAGCGTGGTACGATCGACAAGTTCATAGGTGACGCCATCATGGCCTTCTGGAACGCACCTTTGCCCGTTGCCGACCATCCATGCCGCGCAGCGCTTGCCGCGCTCAGGATGCGAGGTGCTTTGGCACAATTCAACGCATCCGACATCATGCGGAACCGAAAGCCGATAGCGCTGGCAACCGGAATCGCCACGGGGCAGGCCTGCGTCGGCAACATAGGATCGCAAAAACGGTTCAACTATACGGTTATCGGAGATGTCGTGAATGTTTCGGCACGGATCGAACAATGCTGTCGAACGGTCGAGTATGACATTGTCGTCTCAGACGGGGTGTATCAAGCCGGTCGAGATGACCTGGCATTTTTGCAGGCCGGCCATGTTGACCTAAAAGGCAAAACCAACCCAGAGCCCGTTTTTGTTCTGGTGGGAGATTCCACTTTGCGGAAGACCGACGCGTTCCAGGAGCTCGTTGCACGGCATGGTGAGTTGATCGCAGCGTTGAGAACCCGAAAACCTCAGGGCGACATCGTGCGCATGTGTCAGCATTGCGAAAAACTTGCCGCAGATATCGAACCGGGATTGCGCCAGTTCTATCGCGCTTTGGCGGGTCGCGCGGCCGATTTCCGCGCGGTCTCGTCATCCGGGCCGGTCATGTTCACCCGAAATACCAGAATAGCCGGTGGTGTTTAG